The following nucleotide sequence is from Juglans microcarpa x Juglans regia isolate MS1-56 chromosome 6D, Jm3101_v1.0, whole genome shotgun sequence.
TTACGAGCGTCAAGCTTGGCTTTAAGATATTGGGTGAGCCTCCTGAATGTTATCGGCTATACAAAAAGTCAGTTAGACATTTAAACTTAAAGTATATAAtcagaaatgatagttgcagtagTAAGTATATAAGTCGTGTaagtactttaaaaaaagtgaatatatatgagacccacatgaaaaaaaaattaattttttaataataaatcttattatttttcaaaatgactgcacGGTACTTACATATTCTACGACTGCATGAAGCATTACTCTACTTCAAAATGAGATTTAGTTTGGATTTAGTTTTTATTGAAATTGGATCTGTTGGATGTGGGACATGTCTCATAACAAGACACATGAgacgtgtgtgtgtgtctagCATCCACCGAGTCCATTAATCTCAACGATAGATGGACCCAAATTTGCTCCATAAAATGGATTATTGATACATTGTAATTGTGCTTAAGATGAAAGTTTAAGAGCTCGagtttaaactaaaaaatatgatGTTGATCTCTAGTTTTAGTGATGTAATCATTTTTATTCACACGTGTAGTGTATATCTAAATAGAgtttggagggagagagagagagagagagagtattttcgttataaatgattaaaataaaataggattTAAATAAgttggtattttaattatggaACCAGCCAAGTTGCGTAATTGGGGTGTCACACGAGGGAAGAATGAGATTACGAAATGAATGAAATGCTTAATTGGTTGGGGAAGGAAAAGAGGACAAAATCTGGGAGATAGGTGGCCCCAGAGAGCTCAACTGGGCCCGCCCATGGGTCCTATACCAAAACCCAAATGGAGACCAAACAAACGACTTTTCTTACGGCTGCTCTGTCTCCTATTGTGCACTTATCAAAAGCTTCTCAtcgtattaaataaaaattagtcaTTACAGAGCCTTTGCTTCCACAACATGACCAAGAAAGCTATACCTGGCTGCTCCCACCATTGCTTTATTTTGTGAAAGCCAAACGGCTCAATATTGCTATTAATTACTTGAGTTGCTTCGCCcccagcctctctctctctcatctctctctctctctctatatatatatatatatgtgtgtatgaaCGAGTATTTGGATTAAAAAGCTTTTATTTGCTTTTATATGGATGAGTATTTTTTGGAGGCTGTGCCCTTCAATAAAACAAAAGCAAGTggacaaaaataaaagatgggTCCTTTAAGCAAGGAATAGGAGAAATGGCGCTAGTCTATAAcacttactatttatttatttatttattattattattattattattatttaagagaGGGTTCCAAACTCTAGACTCCATTTTAGAGGCGGGTGTTATGTCAATCAAGCCATAAGTCTTTAGCCACACTTGCACAttcttaaaacaagatttttgttacttatatcATGTCAACACATAAACATACCACTTATTATGAAatccataaaattaaaataaattaaaacgtATACCTTTTTATGCTAGCTGATATGACAGCCTTTTATATAAACAGactcataaaaataaagataaatcaatGCGAATTTCTAGTACATGCATTATGGCATTCATTATATTCACCAACTCAAATATACCAAGGCTCTCAGCGggaccaaaaaaaaacaaaaacaaaaattaaagaacttGGCCATATTGGAACTGTTTGGATAGACTAATGGTGGCCCATTTCTACAACGTGGGGTTTAAGTTTGACCGGGAAAGATGTACCTCGATCGGCTGCATCATTGAGCAACCACTTGTTTACAACATCCCACACACTAAGCCTATAATTACAACACCATCATCATCCGGTCATGTGTTAAAATTGAGGTCGAGTTGGCAAATATGACTTGATGATTTGCACCACCAGGTTCATCAAACTTTCCAAACCAAGTGTCCAGATCACCCCACGTACCCCCCTACAAAAAAGCAAGCAGTCCCAACACTATCACCTTTTACTTCATTTGAGCCTCAGATGATGCCTCATCTATAAAACCATGCTCACCCATGCAGATCAAACCCTCAAAGTACTCCATGGAGAATCGCCGGAAAAGAAGTATCTCCGGTGAAAGGTTCTCGTTTCCGAGCACTCCTGGGGCTGAAGACCAAGACTCCGACTTCGAGTTTGGTTCTGTTACACCGGACTCGCCCTCTACCGATCCCTTCAAAAACTCTCCTGCTGACTATTTGTTCTTCAATGGCCGGCTCTTACCACACGCTTTTCCTATTCAATCAGCAGCCAATATCATCATCGACAGCTCTCGTGCAACGAGCCGAACAAGCAGCATTAGCAGCAAGGACTCGCTGAGGTCGTCGAGAAGTAATAGCACGAATAGCAGCAGCAGTAGTCCAAGGACAAGCGCGAGTGATAATTCTGAGCGAAGATTGTTGTATCAGAACAAAGTTGCATCCAAAGCAAGTACTTTGGTTAGAGATCATAATGGATACCAAGCTGGCAATAAAGCTCTTTCATCTCAAGTATATGGCCGGTCTTCTCAAAGGTGGCAATATATTACAGTGCCTGTACCCATTTTGACTCGCGAGCCTTCGCGtagaaagaaaatggagatgGTGGGGAAGAAATTAAGACCAAAGAAACAAGCCGAGGAGAGGAAAGGAGCAAGCTTGTGGCTTTTCGCGAGATTCTTCTGGTGGATCGTCTCGGCCTGCAAACAATGCCATGCCATGGAACCGTCGAGGAAAGATCATGTATTACAAGGAAATATGGAGTTAGAATAACTTATCCATTTCAAGCTTGTCTTGTAATTAGTTTGGTTTTTAGTATCATGTCGCTAGGCATAGTGATTTGGTTTGCTTGGTTTTGAAACTGATGTGAGAAACAAAAGTACTTCCGAGATCCGAGAGGAGATTGGACGTCATTAATTGGCGTGttaatgatttttgttttagttttttacaTCATTATTAAAATCACTAAGTACCCAAGAGCACCTGTAAAGGGTTGTAAACTAACGTGATTGCTGTAACTGCGGTTGCTTTGGAGGAAGATGATTGTGGTATGTCgggtttttcttttacaaaagcAGAAGTGCGCAATTGTTTTATCCTTTTTGTCTAcctcattctctttctttcctCTAGATCTATTTGAACTTAGCACATGTATAAGCAAAGTATCAGCTTTTGAACTTTAATTCTAACCAATTAACAAGGAAGCTAGCCAGAACTTTTCCTCATTGTGTTTACAGAtagagcatgcatgcatggttaatTATAAGTGTTAATTGCAAAATGCACTTCATAATACTACGTACCGAGTAAAAGCTAAGCCACATAAAAGGGAACGTAATTCTTTCGACAAGTAACAGTctatatagttttataaatcTGTGCATACGGTTGCTCATGTTTTGAAACCAAGATTTTTTAGACAATTCTTTGTATTTTGGTAATAAAGAGTTGTAGCATAAACAAaacctctttcttctttttcacccCCTTCAAATGAAACCAGTGGGCCTGGTTTCAATTATGCCGATGACCATGGCTGGCATGCATGCAAACCTCAAGTACATGTGGGGAATTACCTGATAATAAAAACTTTTTAGAGCCCAGCTTCCAATATTTCAATATCCCCTATGCCGGAATATCATGTGGATATTTAGTTGTTTCCACTGAATCATGCACTACATATATgcatgtgtgcgtgtgtgtgtgtgtttgatgATCATGACTGGGAATGATCAATCATTTAGTGAGGAATTGGAAAAGCCTAGGCCCGATCAATATGATTGCTCGAATGATTCTTTGGAAGTTGGAACTGTGAATGTGCACTTTGGGCAGCTCACAGCGATAGATCAGCGAGTTTTCAGAATGCCATGCAAGCCGGCATGCCGTAGCCAATGGAATATATACCAAAAGTACTACCTGACGATCAACAGTTATATTGATCAAAGAGTTTCAACCTTCAACCTTTCCTCTGCTGATGTAAAACATTTGACATTAAACagaatagttgaataaaatatagttagaatattattttttaatattattattatttaaaaatttaaaaaatttgaattgtttattatattttatataaaaatttaaaaaaaaatataatgatgacGTTTCTAAAACCTGATATATGTTACcgataatttaaaaattgcaGACAACCTTGGGAATGAGAGAATATTTCCAGTGATGGagaacccaaaaataaatttatgtgcTTTTGTGCAATGTGATCGTGCAAATACGAGTGCGAGATGTGAGTTTGAACTATTTTGTGTCAGAATATAAATTGAACAAATTAATACATGTCTTTGAAATAAGTGACCATTTAACAATTTGAAATTGGAATAGTGGACTAAATCCATAAACCCACTGGTAGCTACAGCAGGATTTCAATCTCGAATTGACTTAATTAGCCAAAGTTTACAAtatttttgaatccaaatcatCATGTAGATGCCTTTTATATATGGAAGTTTGAAGTAATTGCCATCGAACTGTGAAGTCATGCATggtgtattttttatgaaaaaatctattcatcatctcaattctcatcatcttctaATCATATCATGATGTGGCATTCGATGATAGGTTTAaaagtaaaatgtaataaataatttacaatcaCTTAATACCACATAATAAgataatgaaaagatgatgaaagtTGAGATggtgagtagcattactcatctgATATTGGCACCCTTTCTGTGCGTGGACGCTACTAACACATGATACGGATCAAGAAAAGGACTCAAGGAGGGGAATGATACGGATCAAGAAAAGGACTCTTAAGTGGGGGAATGCTCTTCAGACGTGGGATTCCATATCCACTTGAAGAAAGCGTTTCAGCATATGCATGCACGGCAAGCATGTTTACCCAAGGCTACTAGATGCTACATCCACAGGCAAGCGGGGCAAGTTTAATCCAATCCTGGCAGGGGCAGGTCGTATTCCTGGGATTTAATCGCTGATCATGGAATGGAGTTACTCAAGAAATGTGAATACGGAAACGATGTTCTTGACCGACTATACGTGGCCCTTGATTTGAAGATGGTTTTAACATTTAATTAGCCAAGAAAAAGATAGCTTTCGTCCTGGAAATCGACTATTGCGCTAAACAGGGCAAGTTACTAGTACTGTATTCTTTTGAATCTTTGCAGTATTCAGAGAATTTCAAGGAAAATTTATGTTCCGATGAACTGCAACAAATGATCACAAGTAGTCATAGTAATGGACAAAAGGAACACAGAatataaagagaataaaaacGTACAGGCACGAGAACATGAGCAGCAAAGGAACACAAAAGCTAAAATGTCATCGTTTTTCCCTCTAATACAAGTCTTTTCAATTCACTCCAAGAAGGTCTCCATGACATCTGAGTACATGCCCCCTTCAGGATTCCTATACTCCACAGGTTGGTGTTGCTGGTGATCAatagaagttgaagaagaggaTGAAGCCATTCTAGCCGGCAATGTAAAGCTCCTCTTGAATTTGTTTTCCATCTTTCTTGCACTCTCCGGATGGCTGTCCAAGCTCAAGAACTCATTGGGATTTGCTCCACTTCCATTATGCATATTTAAGGCATCTGAATTCGGGTTTGAATTCTTTCCTTCAAGGATGAGAGGGTGGTGATTGTGGTCGGGTTTGTTTCCTAAGCTGTCCGAGTTAAACAACAGCTTGGCATCATCAGTACGTCCAGTGAGAGCATTGAAGAAAGACAGCCCGTTTGGC
It contains:
- the LOC121234471 gene encoding uncharacterized protein LOC121234471; protein product: MQIKPSKYSMENRRKRSISGERFSFPSTPGAEDQDSDFEFGSVTPDSPSTDPFKNSPADYLFFNGRLLPHAFPIQSAANIIIDSSRATSRTSSISSKDSLRSSRSNSTNSSSSSPRTSASDNSERRLLYQNKVASKASTLVRDHNGYQAGNKALSSQVYGRSSQRWQYITVPVPILTREPSRRKKMEMVGKKLRPKKQAEERKGASLWLFARFFWWIVSACKQCHAMEPSRKDHVLQGNMELE